The Pelodiscus sinensis isolate JC-2024 chromosome 6, ASM4963464v1, whole genome shotgun sequence genome has a segment encoding these proteins:
- the PRXL2C gene encoding peroxiredoxin-like 2C isoform X1, giving the protein MADLPAAPVTQQIDSRDPTRPSGGEPGELRLAARCLVVDGDGQKVPFGALFREHRAIVVFVRHFLCYTCKEYVEDLAKIPKNLLQDAKVRLIVIGQSSYHHIKPFCSLTGYHHEIYVDPEREIYKIFGMKRGEAATSSVKSPHVKSNLLSGSIRSMWRAMTGPAFDFQGDPAQQGGAMILGPGSSVHFVHLDKNRLDHAAINTVLQLAGVKTVNFTNKHQIIDI; this is encoded by the exons ATGGCGGATCTCCCAGCCGCCCCGGTCACGCAGCAAATCGACAGCAGGGATCCCACGCGGCCCAGCGGCGGGGAGCCCGGGGAGCTGCGACTCGCCGCCCGGTGCCTGGTGGTGGATGGAGACGGGCAGAAGGTCCCGTTCGGGGCCCTGttccgggagcacagagccatcgTGGTGTTCGTGCGG CATTTCTTATGTTACACCTGTAAAGAATATGTAGAAGATCTGGCAAAAATTCCCAAGAATTTGTTACAA GATGCAAAAGTGAGACTGATAGTTATTGGACAGTCATCTTACCATCACATTAAG CCATTTTGCAGTTTGACAGGGTACCACCATGAAATCTATGTTgatccagagagggagatttataaaatatttggCATGAAAAGAGGTGAAGCAGCCACATCATCAG TGAAGAGCCCGCATGTGAAATCAAACTTGCTGTCAGGAAGTATCAGAAGCATGTGGAGAGCAATGACTGGCCCAGCTTTTGATTTTCAGGGAGATCCAGCTCAGCAGGGGGGGGCTATGATTTTAGGCCCAG gtagCTCAGTCCACTTTGTGCATCTCGATAAAAATAGGTTGGATCATGCTGCCATTAACACAGTTTTGCAGCTTGCAGGAGTTAAAACTGTAAATTTtacaaacaaacatcaaattatTGACATTTGA
- the PRXL2C gene encoding peroxiredoxin-like 2C isoform X2 — protein sequence MADLPAAPVTQQIDSRDPTRPSGGEPGELRLAARCLVVDGDGQKVPFGALFREHRAIVVFVRDAKVRLIVIGQSSYHHIKPFCSLTGYHHEIYVDPEREIYKIFGMKRGEAATSSVKSPHVKSNLLSGSIRSMWRAMTGPAFDFQGDPAQQGGAMILGPGSSVHFVHLDKNRLDHAAINTVLQLAGVKTVNFTNKHQIIDI from the exons ATGGCGGATCTCCCAGCCGCCCCGGTCACGCAGCAAATCGACAGCAGGGATCCCACGCGGCCCAGCGGCGGGGAGCCCGGGGAGCTGCGACTCGCCGCCCGGTGCCTGGTGGTGGATGGAGACGGGCAGAAGGTCCCGTTCGGGGCCCTGttccgggagcacagagccatcgTGGTGTTCGTGCGG GATGCAAAAGTGAGACTGATAGTTATTGGACAGTCATCTTACCATCACATTAAG CCATTTTGCAGTTTGACAGGGTACCACCATGAAATCTATGTTgatccagagagggagatttataaaatatttggCATGAAAAGAGGTGAAGCAGCCACATCATCAG TGAAGAGCCCGCATGTGAAATCAAACTTGCTGTCAGGAAGTATCAGAAGCATGTGGAGAGCAATGACTGGCCCAGCTTTTGATTTTCAGGGAGATCCAGCTCAGCAGGGGGGGGCTATGATTTTAGGCCCAG gtagCTCAGTCCACTTTGTGCATCTCGATAAAAATAGGTTGGATCATGCTGCCATTAACACAGTTTTGCAGCTTGCAGGAGTTAAAACTGTAAATTTtacaaacaaacatcaaattatTGACATTTGA